Genomic window (Lampris incognitus isolate fLamInc1 chromosome 3, fLamInc1.hap2, whole genome shotgun sequence):
TATCAAATGATCACCTAATAGTCCTCTAGCATCCTGTCCGTGCGAGTCAGACTGTGCAGTGAATAGATGTAACTATTCAAATAAGTATTGGCAAGTCCTTGGCATTCGATGTGCAGCACCCTGTTAATACGGATTCATGTGTTTGGAAATAGACCTCCCGTATCACTTCAAGTAAAGGAGAAAAGTGAAATCCTTTAAAGATGAAGGGAGCGAAGTCCCTTGTTGGGTAAGGGGGACGACACTGTCAGGGCTTTGTAGAAGCTGGGGAGATGGGGGTCCAAGTGCTATTGTAGTTTGGTCTAATAATAGTCTATGGTTTTCAAGACATATTTGACTTATTGTCCAGGTTCCCTCTAGACAATGTGAAACACAACATATACGGCAGATATACAGAGGAATTACAGATTACATAATTACATAACAAATCCATACAGTTTATTGACTGTTCTTACAGGCAGTAGattttgataaaaaaaagaaagaaaaagatttaAGGAAAGTAGTACCAACATGAAATTCAACAATCATATCATTTTCATGTTGAACTTGCGTGCCCCTCCCTGTCCTCCACTGGTGGCAGGACCATCCACTTTCCTGAAGGAGTATTCCACTGAGAAATTGTTCTTGTGCTGTCCTCTCCCTCGACTCCACACAAATAACAGAATAAAACAAAAGAGAACCACCCCCAGGAACATAATACAGCCCATGGCAGTTGATATGAGGATGGTCTTTAGGTCCAGAGTGAATTTTAAGAAGACTCTGGTGTCATTTAGATTTGTATCATTTAGATCCCCAGCATAATAGGTACGGTTGGCCATGAGGGCTGCATCTAGTGGCAACCCACTAACTGTAAGTGTGGCAAAGTAGGTGTCATTTCCGCCTGCATTGCTGGCAATGCAGATGTAGGTTCCACTATCTGTTACCTGTGCATATCGGATCTCTAGTGTACCTTCTGGTAATACGGTGAGGCGGCCATTGCTCTTTGTGGTGATGCGGCGGCGTTGTGGAGAGATCCAGAATATCACTGGCATTGGCTCACCTTCTGCCCGACAAATGAATGACACTACCTGCCCCTCACGGGCTGAGATCTGCTGCAGCTTCCTGTTGCGGATCTTGGGCTTCTGGCAAGTGAAGTGGTCAAAGAGGGCAGAATCAGAGAAGGCACTAAGGGCCCGGCCCTGAACCTCTACAGGTGTCATGCACACAGGAGACACTCCATCAAAGTTGAGGGTCTTCCTGCGCTGTAGAATCCAGACCAGGCGGCAGTCGCATGCCAGGGGGTTCCCATCCAAACGTAGGGTCTCCAGGGTGTTGACAGACTGGAAGGCCCCCTCCTCCAAGGTCACCAGACTGTTCATGGAAAAGTTAAGCAAGCGGATTTGCCGCAAACCACCCAACGCATATGGCTGCACCATCACCAGGTTGGTGTTGACTAGATGGAGTTCCTTTAGCCGGACCAGGTCCCGCAATGCCCAGGACTCCAAGAAAGAGATAGGGTTGTAGGAGAGGTTTAGACTGGTGAGCTGAGTCAGACTACGTAGGGCAGAGGTGGGCACTGAGGTGATGttagtgtgtgtgatggacagccATGACAAGTTCAGGCCCTGCAGACTGTGCGGGGAGATGTACTCTAAAAAAGGCCAGTGATCAATCTCAAGGCCCCTCAGTCCTCCAAGCTTACGGAAGTTCTGGTCTTCTAAAGCGGAGATACTGAGGTAGCGGAGCCGCAGAGTCACCAGACTACGAAGGTAAGATAGAGACTGGCTGGAGACAGAGGTCAGGTTACACCTCTCAATGGTAAGCTCTC
Coding sequences:
- the lingo3a gene encoding leucine-rich repeat and immunoglobulin-like domain-containing nogo receptor-interacting protein 3a, which produces MGAMMMCLSQDVSLLLPGLFLLLMIMVSSTQSQGCPQRCECMTRLKSVACRGKRLSALPDGIPLDTKVLDLSGNKLRWVEHSDLLLFSRLEELDLSENSISVLEPNAFSSLHSLRSLSLRGNQLKLVPMGTFSHLSNLTSLDLSGNKIVILLDFTFQDLRSLKNLEVGDNDLVYISNKAFLGLVGLRELTIERCNLTSVSSQSLSYLRSLVTLRLRYLSISALEDQNFRKLGGLRGLEIDHWPFLEYISPHSLQGLNLSWLSITHTNITSVPTSALRSLTQLTSLNLSYNPISFLESWALRDLVRLKELHLVNTNLVMVQPYALGGLRQIRLLNFSMNSLVTLEEGAFQSVNTLETLRLDGNPLACDCRLVWILQRRKTLNFDGVSPVCMTPVEVQGRALSAFSDSALFDHFTCQKPKIRNRKLQQISAREGQVVSFICRAEGEPMPVIFWISPQRRRITTKSNGRLTVLPEGTLEIRYAQVTDSGTYICIASNAGGNDTYFATLTVSGLPLDAALMANRTYYAGDLNDTNLNDTRVFLKFTLDLKTILISTAMGCIMFLGVVLFCFILLFVWSRGRGQHKNNFSVEYSFRKVDGPATSGGQGGARKFNMKMI